The Dickeya poaceiphila DNA window CTCGCCGGTTGGGCAAGCCAGTCAGATGATCGTGATTGGCTTCAAACGTCAATTGATCACGGAGTACCGTCAGGTGGGTGATATCGGTGGAGAGAATATAGGTGCCGAGTTCCGGCGACTCGGCTGGTGCCAACTCAGTGTGCAAGGTGACGCGTTGACCATCAGGCATGTCCAGCACATGCTCCAGGGACATGGGATGTTGTTTCTGGCGAGATTCCTCCAGTTGAGGCAACAGTAGCGTCAGTACCTGCGGGCGGAATATCTCGTGGATATTGCGCTGGTATGGGGCGCCATGCTCAAGGCCGATTAGCTTGCGCAGGTGGCGGTTGGCGAAAACCAGTACGTTGTCCGGGCTGATGCAGGCAATCATCGCCGGAATATGGTCGGTAATATCCTGAATAAATTGATGGCTCTGACGCAGTTCGGCGGTGCGCTGTTCCACCCGATTTTCCAGTTCCAGACTCAGCTCGCGCAATGCCAGTTCAGATGCTTTCTGATCACTGAGATCGGTCAGCGCCAGCAACAGACCGAACTTGCTGCCGTCCGGATTGCAGAGCACTGAAATAGACACCTGCGCCCACAGCTCGCGCCCATCTGAACGAATATAACGGTGTTGTTGCGTGCTCTCCCACACGTTGCTGTCCATCAACAGGTCGTAGTTGCTCATTAATGCAGGTAAGTCTTCCGGGTGGACGACGTTGTCCAGCGGCAGCGTCAGTAACGTTGCTTCGTCGTAGCCGAGCATGTCGCAAAGCGCATGATTACATTTGAGTGGCCGCTTGTCCGGCGCTACCAGTGCCAGACCAATAGCGGCGCTGGAAAATATCTGCTGGTTGATGTAATCCGCCAGATACAGCTTCTCCTGAGCGATGGTTTCGCGTGCCTGCATTTCCACTTTATGCAGCACGGTTTGTACAATACAGGCCAGATCACTCAGTTGTTGTAGTTCATCGTCGCTAAATGTACGTGGTTGGTGGTGGTACAGGCACAGCGCGCCAATCGGCGTGCCGAGCGAGGAAAGCAGCGGATAACTGGCGTGAAAACGGATCGGATCATCGCCGGTAACCAGTGGATTAGTTGCGAAGCGTTGATCCAGCAAGGTATCGGGAACAATCAGCGGCGCGTTGGCGTTCACGGTATGAGCACAGAAGGAAAATTCGATAGCCAGTTCCTGACGGGGAAAATTGGCTTTCGACAGAAACCATTGTCGTTCACTGTTTACCAGTGAGATCACCACGCTCTGAACCTGAAAAAAAGTCCGGGTGATGCGTGCCAGGCGCGGTAGCTCTTCGCTGGGCTGAGTGTCAAAAATATTCAGCATACGCGCGAGGATATCTTGTTGTTCTTCACTGCAACGATGGCATGGGGACGTCATGACGAAACCTTATAGAACCTGTTGATAGTGGCTGGCAGCTCCATAAAAGAGAAGCGCTAAGCTGATGTCGCCGTCCCACAATTGGCTTGAGCATCTTTCCGGTGTGATTCAAGAGTAGTTATCGGTAGGTGACACACCGCAGCGCGGCTTTTTTAAGTGAAATGTGCGATATGTCACCCTTTGAGAGGCACTTCCTGCGTGCTTTATTTCAACCAGGTTTGGAACCGGTCATCACCACGGCGGCACGCAGCAAATCCCCAGACATTTACTCAGGTAAGTGACTGGGGGGAGTGAGAAAAGCCAACACAGCGGCAACTTGACGTATGACGGGTATAGACGCATTCGCCGTGGATATAGGTGGCACGGATGTTTCGGTCGTCGCCTTGCATCATCAAGGCGAACAGCCGGGAGTCCAGCGAGGTGGACTGTTGCTGGCGTAATTGTTGCAGTGGGGTGGCGGCCCAGTCCAACACGATGAAATCAGCGTCTTTACCCGGCAGGAAATTCCCCAGCCGGTCATCCAGCGACAGTGCGGTGGCTCCGCCCAGCGTCGCCTGATACAACCCTTCACGCGCCGAGAGTTTTTCCCCCTGCAATTGCTGTACTTTGTAACCGTCGCTGAGTGTTTGCAGCAATGACAGGCTGGTGCCGGCGCCGACATCGGTTCCCATGCCAATGCGAATCCCCGCGGCTTTTAGTGGATGCAGTCTGAACAGACCGCTGCCTAAAAACAGGTTTGAACTGGGGCAAAACGCCACGGCGGATTGGCTTTGCGCCAGCGTATGGATTTCATCCGGTTGCAGGTGAATGGCATGGGCAAACACGGAACGACGCCCGGTCAGCCCATGGTGATGGTAAACGTCAAGATAGTGTTGCTGTTCAGGAAACAGTGATTTAACCCAGGCGATTTCGTCCGGATTTTCGCAGAGGTGGGTATGCAGATACACATCCGGATACTCCTGCAATAATCGACCCGCCAGTGCCAGTTGCTCTGGGGTGGAAGTCGGTGCAAAGCGCGGCGTGACCGCATAGCGCAATCGTCCGCGGCGATGCCATTTTTCAATCAGCGCCTTGCTCTCGTCATAGCTTTGCTGCGCGGTATCGCACAGGTCATCCGGCGCATGGCGGTCCATCATCACCTTGCCGGCAATCAGGCACATGTTTTTGGCTTCAGCGGCGCTGAACAGCGCATCAACCGATTGCGGGTGCACGGTGGCGAACACCAGCGCGCTGGTGGTGCCGTGTCGCAGTAATTCCTGAATGAAGAATTTGGCTCGATTTGCGGCGTAATCTTTATCGGCGAACTTGCGCTCGGTGGGAAAGGTGTAGGTATTAAGCCAGGACAATAACTGCTCGCCGTAACAGGCAATCATTTCGGTTTGTGGGAAATGGATATGGGTGTCGATCAATCCCGGCATCAGCAACTGGCCGCGGTAGTCAATCACCGTCATTGCCCGGCGATCAGCGTCGGTAAGGCTGTCATACGGCACAGCGCCTTGAATGCGTCCGTCGCGCACCAGCAGCAAGCCATCCTCAATAAAACGGGTGGCCTGCGGGTTATGCAATGGGTCGGCGACAAAGTGCAACAGACTGGCGCGGTAAGCCTGAGTGGTTTCCATCATGCGTGTTCTCCCTGCTGAGGAACAGGAAAACAGCGTGCATTTACGTGACGTTTTTCCTGCCCTCATGTTGTTCAAAACGGTGTTAGCGTCTGATTTTTGACGGTGAAGGGGGGAAGGGCACCATCGTCACGGCAGGATTCATCCCTTGCGGCGGCGGCCCGTCAGGCGGGTATCGTCGTGGCAAGTGACTGAAAATCAGCAAAAGCCATTCGATACTAAAAGCCGACGGCGGTCAGCGTCAATAATACGTTTTTCTGATAGCGAGATAATGGAAGTAATAAAAACACATGGTGTGTATTGATTATAAAAAAACCCGCCGGGCGGCGGGGAAAGACGGTCAGAAAAGTTAAGGAAACACGGAGTAGGAGAGAAATTATTACTTACTTTCGCCTTCGACCGGCTCAGTCTTACCTGGCACCATGATGGAGCGGGTAATCGCTTCCATGGTAACGAAGGTGTGACCACAGTTTACGTTAGTGCACTGGTGGTAACGCTCCTTGGTATTTTCAGACAGGTAGCGACTGGAACGGGCATGAGCGGAATGACGGCAAAGCGGACAATGCATCATGTTGAAATCACCTTATGTGTACGAGTTAGTTAAACATCTTACACACATGGTACGTCACATAATTCGAATTTGCAAACTATAAATTCGAAAAGTGGTTTATCGTGTGGCGTTTGCGCTATCGACAACGCTATAGCTTATGTCGTAGGCGACATCCAGCATCGATACTTCCAGCTCAATGGCGGTGGTAAAACCGTTACCTGCGATGGTGTGGGTCAGTCGCTTGATAGTCCACTGCCGTTCGTCGATCACCTGCTTGAATCCTTTCAGATTCACCAACGCGCCGGGTTTCAGATTTTCCATGCCTTTTGCCAGCGAGATCGAGAACGTCACCGTGCCACGTTGGGTTTCACGCCACTTGCTCAAGGCTGCCTGCGTGGCTTCATCCTGACTGGAATAGGTGGTTTGTAGCGTTTGCTGACTGTCCTCTTCCCCGGCCAGATAATCGTCTGTAGACGGCTCGGATAGCTGGGTGGACGATTTGGCGTTGGGGTGTGACGGCGATGTCTCCGTTTGTGCTTTACGCTGACGGCTTATCTTCACAGTATGTGTTTTTGCATCGTTGCTGTCATGCCAGTTAGCGGTGACCGACGTGTTGGCGATGCGATCAGCAATCGTAAAACTGTGTGAATCGCCATCGCTGCGTTCGATCAGATAAGTCGCTACATTTTTGCCGTCTGCCGCCGTACCGTTGCCGGCGACAAAAAGTCGCAACGTATCGCTTTTTATCGCCACCGTACCGCTGTATTTTCTGGCCAGACGGCAGAGGAACGATAAATCGGACTCTTTGGATTGGTTTTCGTGCACAATCGCCGTATTGGCCAGAGTGGTTTCAATTGACGGCAACAGACTATAACGTTCAGCAATCGTCCGGGCGATATCGCCAAGCGTAGTGGTGTTATAGGAGCCATCACGTGGCGTGTTGATGTCGCCACGAAAATTCACACTACGTGCGTTGAGGGTAATTCTGTCCGGCGCACCGCTATGGCTGACCTGGTCAACCACAAAGGTGCCTTTGTCAACCAATGCCTTGCCTTTCCAGCCAATTTTGACGCCAATTTTCTCACCCCGTTTAGGCATGAGCACTTTGCCGTCGCTGTCGTCGATATCCAGCGATAGCTGGTCGGACTCAAAGCCCATGACATCATGTAATGACAGTGAAATGAGTCGCTGGCTGAGGTTGCGGGTCGTTTTGGTATCGCCTGACGAGTCCGTCAGCGTGATCAGGTAGTCCGGCGCGAGTTGATCGGCAATACCGATGCGGTTATTCACTATCACGAGAAGACACCTCCGATGGCGGCTTTGGCGGAAGCAATAGCCGGCGTGATTTGCTGGTTATACAAATCGGTAGCCTGCTGGCTGAGGTCGCCAAACATGGCGATCAGTGATTCATCAACACGCGTCAGGTTAATCGAAAATTCGATACGCTTGGCGCTGCCGTTGGAGAAGAATTCCGTGTTGGTGTGTTGCAAACTCTCGATAACGTACATGCCGTAAATGGTGCCGCTGCCTTCGATAAGCGGCCAGGCACGCCCTGTGCCCGCCATCAGTTCCAGCGCCGATAACGAGAGTTTACTGAACTTACCGTTGATTTCCGGGC harbors:
- a CDS encoding contractile injection system protein, VgrG/Pvc8 family, whose translation is MIVNNRIGIADQLAPDYLITLTDSSGDTKTTRNLSQRLISLSLHDVMGFESDQLSLDIDDSDGKVLMPKRGEKIGVKIGWKGKALVDKGTFVVDQVSHSGAPDRITLNARSVNFRGDINTPRDGSYNTTTLGDIARTIAERYSLLPSIETTLANTAIVHENQSKESDLSFLCRLARKYSGTVAIKSDTLRLFVAGNGTAADGKNVATYLIERSDGDSHSFTIADRIANTSVTANWHDSNDAKTHTVKISRQRKAQTETSPSHPNAKSSTQLSEPSTDDYLAGEEDSQQTLQTTYSSQDEATQAALSKWRETQRGTVTFSISLAKGMENLKPGALVNLKGFKQVIDERQWTIKRLTHTIAGNGFTTAIELEVSMLDVAYDISYSVVDSANATR
- a CDS encoding phage tail protein, with protein sequence MMLALGLFVFQLQTLPYSTLSRNVNYRWANNGRIGLRPAQQFLGQGNETISLNGVLCPEINGKFSKLSLSALELMAGTGRAWPLIEGSGTIYGMYVIESLQHTNTEFFSNGSAKRIEFSINLTRVDESLIAMFGDLSQQATDLYNQQITPAIASAKAAIGGVFS
- the guaD gene encoding guanine deaminase, with the translated sequence MMETTQAYRASLLHFVADPLHNPQATRFIEDGLLLVRDGRIQGAVPYDSLTDADRRAMTVIDYRGQLLMPGLIDTHIHFPQTEMIACYGEQLLSWLNTYTFPTERKFADKDYAANRAKFFIQELLRHGTTSALVFATVHPQSVDALFSAAEAKNMCLIAGKVMMDRHAPDDLCDTAQQSYDESKALIEKWHRRGRLRYAVTPRFAPTSTPEQLALAGRLLQEYPDVYLHTHLCENPDEIAWVKSLFPEQQHYLDVYHHHGLTGRRSVFAHAIHLQPDEIHTLAQSQSAVAFCPSSNLFLGSGLFRLHPLKAAGIRIGMGTDVGAGTSLSLLQTLSDGYKVQQLQGEKLSAREGLYQATLGGATALSLDDRLGNFLPGKDADFIVLDWAATPLQQLRQQQSTSLDSRLFALMMQGDDRNIRATYIHGECVYTRHTSSCRCVGFSHSPQSLT
- a CDS encoding bifunctional diguanylate cyclase/phosphodiesterase, encoding MTSPCHRCSEEQQDILARMLNIFDTQPSEELPRLARITRTFFQVQSVVISLVNSERQWFLSKANFPRQELAIEFSFCAHTVNANAPLIVPDTLLDQRFATNPLVTGDDPIRFHASYPLLSSLGTPIGALCLYHHQPRTFSDDELQQLSDLACIVQTVLHKVEMQARETIAQEKLYLADYINQQIFSSAAIGLALVAPDKRPLKCNHALCDMLGYDEATLLTLPLDNVVHPEDLPALMSNYDLLMDSNVWESTQQHRYIRSDGRELWAQVSISVLCNPDGSKFGLLLALTDLSDQKASELALRELSLELENRVEQRTAELRQSHQFIQDITDHIPAMIACISPDNVLVFANRHLRKLIGLEHGAPYQRNIHEIFRPQVLTLLLPQLEESRQKQHPMSLEHVLDMPDGQRVTLHTELAPAESPELGTYILSTDITHLTVLRDQLTFEANHDHLTGLPNRRAVISYLGRLSGKKRRGALALLFFDINNFKYYNDQFGHDFGDRVIKTFARLLRQNTRSYDFIGRLSGDEFLMVIHEQRNLTNEIHAITQKLKAKIERPITIRHQTITLSASIGRAILPQDAPLNANELIRQADAAMYQDKRRHLLMP
- a CDS encoding ogr/Delta-like zinc finger family protein, whose translation is MMHCPLCRHSAHARSSRYLSENTKERYHQCTNVNCGHTFVTMEAITRSIMVPGKTEPVEGESK